The sequence TGTTAAAGCGTATGATGGTTCGAGCGGCAAGCAAAATTGCTGAGCGTTTCGATATTCAAGCCATTGTTACCGGTGAAGCGTTAGGGCAGGTTTCGAGCCAAACTCTTACGAATTTACGTTTGATTGATAAAGCGTCTGATACTTTAGTTTTACGTCCGCTTATCACACACGACAAAGAACAGATCATTGCAATGGCGAAAGTGATAGGCACGGACGACATCGCTAAATCAATGCCGGAATTTTGCGGTGTGATTTCCAAAAATCCGACAGTAAAAGCGATTGAAAGCAAAATTGTGGAAGAAGAGGGCAACTTCAATTTCGAGATTCTTGAGCAAGCAGTGCAAAATGCGAGCTATTTGGATATTCGCGAAATTGCACAGCAGACAGAACAAGAGGTAGTGTCTGTTGAAACCACCACCGAGCTTGGAGAGAACGATGTGATTTTGGATATCCGTAGCCCAGAAGAAGTGGACGAAAAACCATTTCGTTTAGAGGGTGTAGATGTGAAAGAACTCCCGTTCTATAAACTTTCCAGCCAATTTGCAGCTTTAGACCAAAGCAAAAATTACCTGCTTTACTGCCAACGTGGTGTGATGAGTAAATTGCAAGCCCTTTATCTAAAAGAAAACGGTTATAGCAACGTAAAAGTGTTCCGTGTGAAATAAAACAAGCGGTCGGATTTTTCAATTTTTTTGCAAAAAAATAGCTAAATATGACCGCTTGTATTACGCAAGAAAAAGCCATCTTCAGTAGATGGCTTTCTTTTTCATTAGAACTCGTAACGTAAGCCTACATTAAAGTTACGTCCCGGTGCTGAGTAGCGGTCTGCATTAGCTTGATTGATTGCCAATGGAATGCCGTTAGCACCACGTCCTTGATCTACGCTTGCTTTGCTTAACAAGGCAAGATAAGAAATATCATTCCAGTTCCAATATTTTTTATCAAATACGTTGTTGATATTAGCAGTCAGCGTTAAATTTTTAATAGGTTTAATGTAAAGCCCAATATCCACTAAACCATAGCTATTACTTGGGTTGTAGAGGTAAGCGGAAGATTGCTCGATGTCTTTACCTGCTTTAGCTCGGGTATAGCTCCAAACTACATTTGCCCCAAATTTTTCGCCTTCATAGCCTAAGCCAAGTTTGGTTTTAAGTGGCAGAACACTGTTGATTGGCGTTTTCACGCCGTTGTTTTCCGCTTTGCCACGCATATAAGTAACACCACCTAAGAGGTAATAATCTTCATAGAATTTCCACTTCGCATCAAAGGTAACACCATAGACTTTAGCTTTGTCTAGGTTTTGGTATTGTACGAAGCTGGTGTATTTACAGCCACGCATACAACCTAGTGTGGAATTTGCTTGCCAGTCAATAAAGTTTTTGTAGCGGTTGTAGTAACCGGTGAGTAAGTAATCAATAGTATCTGATTTACCTTTAATTCCTAACTCAAAGTTGTCAGCTGTTTCTGATTTCAGATTTGGATTACCAATTACCGCAATAGTGCTGGAGCCGGTTACTATTCTATTGGCTCTCGGGTCGAAGTATCGGTAAGTTGGATTTTCAAAGAAATAAGAGGTTAGCTGTTGTGGCGATGGTGTGCGTACGCCACGAGAATATTGCACATATGGAGTAAATTCATTTGAAACTCGCCATTCTAGGCTGACTTTCGGTGTGAATTTGGTTTCGCTACGTTTAGTTGGAGTAAATTCATCCACTTGAGAAGACATTGCTGATGTTGGGCTCACACGGTAGTGTACTAAGCCAATTTGTGGCGTGATGAAGAATGATCCAATACCAATTTCATCTTCCAAATAGGCTGTAAATTTATGTTGTGTAGTGTCTGCCGTTGGTTTGCCGTTAAAGTAGGCTGGACCTGATGTTGAGCCAATATAGCCCGGACGTTCATAACGTAAATGGTTGGTGGCTTTAGCGTGGCTATAACCGAGCCCATAACGTAATACGTGTGGAATATTGGCATCAATATAACTCATTAGATCGGTATTAAAGCCGAAGATTTTATGCCCTGAAGTGGTATTTTCTTGGCGATAATTATTGCTACCTTGGCGGAAACGATGATTTTTTGTTTGGCTGTCTTGATAGTAAAGTTGGCTGCGAGCCGTTTGCACAAAACCTTTTTCATTGTGGTATTCATGGCCGATAGAAAAACGATTACGGCTGATTTTATCTTGAGTATTGCCGTAAAGTTGTACACCGCTGCCGGCATCAATACGGGTGTTGGTTTGAGCAAGTAAATTTGAATCCACTTTTTTACTTAAATGTTCAAAGCCAAAATTTAGCGTGTTTTGCTCATTAAGTTTGTAGTTATGTTTGGTTAGTACGTACTGACTTTTATAATCGGACGGGTTGGGTTCAGTACGGTTATCTCCTGTGCCTCCGTTTTTACCTTTGTTAATAGTGTGATCGCCATCTCGTAAGGTTGTCATTAACATACCTTGATAAGCACCCACCTCAATGGCACCGCCAATTGTGCCATAAAGAGAATTATCTACACTATTATAGCCGGTACCGATAAATCCACCGTAAGTTTTACCTTTGAGTAAATCTTGTGGAGTGAGTGTTGTGAAATTTACGCTGCCAGACAAGCTGTTTGCTGAGCCTGCATATTGGACAGATGCATTACGTAATGCGGTGACTTCCACATAATCGCCACGGCCAAATTCTGAACCATATGCCATAAAGTGTTTTGCTTCTTGGGTTTCCGGTAGCGGAATATTATCTATTGTTGTCGTCACACGGTTGCCTTGCAACCCTCTAATATTTACGCCCTCACTAGCTCTGGTCATTTGGGCTTGAGTAGCATAGACATCCATTTTACCTTTAAACAGATCTTTTAAATCACGGGCTTGTTGCTGTTGAATTTGGCGTTGTTTAACGGTAGTGTTTACAATCGTATCACTGATTTCTACAGCAAAAACTTTGATTTCATCTAGATGGGCAACATCGTGAGCCATCACAAATTGTGATGTACATGAAACGGCAACTAACATTGCCAATTTGGATGGAGTAAAGCGAAGATAAGAGCGAGACATATTTAACTTCCTTATTTGATAATGGTTTTTATTTACTTTATCAAATAAGTGGCAGGTTTAGCAATTATTTAGTAGAAAATTTATGCAAAAAATATTCTTTTTTATACCGCTTGTTCTTGCATAAAAAAACAAGGCTAAATGATTTCTCATTTAGCCCTAAAATGTTTAAGAAAAATTAATGTTCATTTTTCTCTTTAAGTTTAATTAACTGGCCTTCTAATTTTTTCTTCACATCGAAAATTGCACTGTATAAGTCTTCATGTTCGGCTTTCGCAACTAAGTCCCCTAGTGGAGTGCCGATAGTTGCTTCAACTTGGAAAGTATTTGGTTGTTTTACAAGCATAAAATGTGGATTTATAAGTTGGGTATGATACTTTTCTAACTTAGCTAAACGCTCCTCAATATGAGTACGGATTGCAGGGGTAATGTCCATTTGTTTGCTTGAAATATTTAATGACATAACATTTTCCTCTTTGTTTAGTTAAGGCTTTAGCCGATGAATTTCTATATTCAAAATATGCGGTTCATCTCTAAAATTCAAGTATAAATTCAAATAAGTTTCTAAAAATTTGATCTAGTTAACATTTTTACCTGTTTTTCGATATAATGTTTCAGTAAGTTAATATGTGAGAAGATTATGAACGAGAAGAAAAAATTACCTCCTTTCCAAAAACAATTTTTGCACCCGAAATATTGGATGCTATGGATTGGGTTAGGTGTTTTTAAATTAATTTTGTGCTTGCCTTATCCAATTTTGGTGAAGATTGGCTTAGCTTTAGGGAAGTTATTTGCAAGCCTAGGCTTTGGTAAGCGACGTATGCGAATTGCACGTCGTAATTTAGAACTCTGTTTTCCTGATTACTCTGCCGAAAAAATTGAAAAATTAGTGCAAGAAAATATGAAATCGGTTGGAATGGCAATTATTGAAACGGGAATGGCCTGGTTCTGGTCAGATAAACGCATTTTGAAATGGTCGAAAATTGAAGGTGTTGAATATTTAAAGCAGCAGGGGAGTGATACAGGGATTTTATTGGTTGGTGTTCATTTTTTAACCTTGGAATTGGGCGCAAGAATTATTGGTTTGCATCATCAAGGAATAGGTATTTATAGACCTAATGATAATCCACTTTTAGATTGGTTACAGTATCGAGGGCGTATTCGCTCAAATAAGGCGATGATTGACCGAAAAGATTTAAGAGGGATGATTCGGGCATTAAAAGCCGGAGAGACCATTTGGTATGCCCCTGATCATGATTACGGTAGACGAAATAGCGTATTTGTGCCGTTTTTTGCGGTAAATGAGACTTGTACAACAGGTGGAACTTATATGTTGCTTCGCTCAGCACCAAAAACAGCGGTGATTCCTTTTAGCCCGATTCGCAATGCAGATTATTCCGGTTATACCATAAAAATCAGTCCGGTAGTAGATTTCAGTCAATGTGAAAATGAGGTTGATACGGCAGCCTTGATGAATAAAGTGGTGGAAAGGGAAATTATGAACACCCCGGCACAATATATGTGGCTACATCGTCGTTTTAAAACCAGACCGCATGAACAGGATAAAAGCCTTTACGATTAATTTTGAGAATAATTGCAAAAAATGCTTGCATATTGAGGCTGAATTTTGCAATCTAGCAAAGCATATTAAACATAATAAAAAATACAGGAGATGATTATGGCAACCCCTTTATTTCACGGCAGCATTGTTGCTTTAGTAACACCTATGACACATGGTGAAGTAGATTATCAAGATTTGAAAAAATTAGTTGAGTATCATATTCAAGCAGGATCTCACGGTATTGTATCTGTGGGGACAACCGGCGAATCAACCACTTTAAGCATTGATGAAAATGTTAAGGTTATCAAGAAAACAGTCGAATTTGCTGATGGTCGTATTCCTGTGATTGCAGGTACCGGTTCAAATGCAACCAGCGAAGCAATTACTATGACCAAACTTTTAGCTAATAGTGGTGTTGCCGGCTGTTTAAGTGTTGTTCCTTACTATAATAAACCAACTCAAGAAGGAATGTATTTGCATTATAAAGCAATTGCAGAAAGTACCGATTTACCGCAAATTTTGTATAACGTACCGGGTCGAACAGGCAGCGATTTAAAACCTGAAACCATTGGTCGATTGGCAAAAATTGAAAATATTGTTGCAGTAAAAGAAGCAACGGGGGATTTAAGTCGTTTACCGCTTATCAAACAACTAGCCGGTGAAGATTTTATTTTCCTAAGTGGAGATGATGCAACAGGCTTTGAATCAATGAAATTAGGCGGTCAAGGTGTAATTTCTGTCACGAATAATGTTGCAGCAGCTGATATGGCGAAAATGTGCAATTTAGCTCTAGCCGGAAAATTTGATGAAGCAGAAGAGATCAATAACCGTTTAATGGCATTACATCACGATTTATTCGTTGAATCTAACCCAATTCCGGTAAAATGGGCAGCGTATAAATTAGGCTTAATCAGTGAGCCAAACTTACGCTTACCGTTAACTACCTTATCTGAATCTGCACAACCGGTAGTTTTAAAAGCATTACAACAAGCGGGTTTGATCTAATTTTTGGATACAACAAGTAAGGCATTGAGTTAATCGCTCAATGCCTTATTTTGTATGAGGCTATTCTGAAAGCATCCCTTCTAACTCTTCCTGAGCCTCTAGCCATTGCATTTCAATCTCTTCTACCTGTTTTTTCGCTTCGACTTGTTTGGCGAGAGTATCGGTTAATTTTGCTTTATTTTCTGCTTCGTAGATCTCACTGTCGGCAAGCATTGTTTCTAACTTATTCAGTTTTTCGGTCGCTTTTTCCAACTCTTTTTCCAACTGGGTGATTTTTTTACGCAGTGGGGCGGTTTGCTGGCGGAGCTCGGCTTCCAAACGCTTTTGCTCTTTGCGGTTTGCCGAGCTGTTCTCGTTGGTGTTTGGGGTGGAGCAAGCGGTTAAATTTTCCGAATTTTTTGCAAGTACCGATTTTGGCTCGTTAGCGAGGGCATTTTGCTCATTCAGCCATTTTTGATAATCGTCCAGATCGCCTTTAAATTCTTCGACTTTATGATCGTGTACCAAATAAAATTCATTCACTGTACTACGAAGCAAATGGCGGTCATGCGAAACTACCACTAATGAACCTTCGTAGTAGGTGAGGGCATCAATTAGGGCTTGTCGCATATCAAGATCTAAATGGTTGGTCGGCTCATCCAATAACAATAAATTCGGGCGTTGCCACACGATTAAGGCAAGCACTAAGCGAGCTTTTTCTCCACCTGAAAAGGATTGCACTGCTTGCACCACTTTATCGCCTTTAAAATCAAAACCGCCCAAATAATTCCGCAGTTCTTGTTCGGTTTTTTCCGGTGCGATTTTTTGTAAATGCCATAGCGGGCTTTCATCAAAGCGTAAAGTATCCACCTGATGTTGGG comes from Mannheimia granulomatis and encodes:
- a CDS encoding TonB-dependent receptor domain-containing protein, encoding MSRSYLRFTPSKLAMLVAVSCTSQFVMAHDVAHLDEIKVFAVEISDTIVNTTVKQRQIQQQQARDLKDLFKGKMDVYATQAQMTRASEGVNIRGLQGNRVTTTIDNIPLPETQEAKHFMAYGSEFGRGDYVEVTALRNASVQYAGSANSLSGSVNFTTLTPQDLLKGKTYGGFIGTGYNSVDNSLYGTIGGAIEVGAYQGMLMTTLRDGDHTINKGKNGGTGDNRTEPNPSDYKSQYVLTKHNYKLNEQNTLNFGFEHLSKKVDSNLLAQTNTRIDAGSGVQLYGNTQDKISRNRFSIGHEYHNEKGFVQTARSQLYYQDSQTKNHRFRQGSNNYRQENTTSGHKIFGFNTDLMSYIDANIPHVLRYGLGYSHAKATNHLRYERPGYIGSTSGPAYFNGKPTADTTQHKFTAYLEDEIGIGSFFITPQIGLVHYRVSPTSAMSSQVDEFTPTKRSETKFTPKVSLEWRVSNEFTPYVQYSRGVRTPSPQQLTSYFFENPTYRYFDPRANRIVTGSSTIAVIGNPNLKSETADNFELGIKGKSDTIDYLLTGYYNRYKNFIDWQANSTLGCMRGCKYTSFVQYQNLDKAKVYGVTFDAKWKFYEDYYLLGGVTYMRGKAENNGVKTPINSVLPLKTKLGLGYEGEKFGANVVWSYTRAKAGKDIEQSSAYLYNPSNSYGLVDIGLYIKPIKNLTLTANINNVFDKKYWNWNDISYLALLSKASVDQGRGANGIPLAINQANADRYSAPGRNFNVGLRYEF
- a CDS encoding Kdo(2)-lipid IV(A) acyltransferase, whose product is MNEKKKLPPFQKQFLHPKYWMLWIGLGVFKLILCLPYPILVKIGLALGKLFASLGFGKRRMRIARRNLELCFPDYSAEKIEKLVQENMKSVGMAIIETGMAWFWSDKRILKWSKIEGVEYLKQQGSDTGILLVGVHFLTLELGARIIGLHHQGIGIYRPNDNPLLDWLQYRGRIRSNKAMIDRKDLRGMIRALKAGETIWYAPDHDYGRRNSVFVPFFAVNETCTTGGTYMLLRSAPKTAVIPFSPIRNADYSGYTIKISPVVDFSQCENEVDTAALMNKVVEREIMNTPAQYMWLHRRFKTRPHEQDKSLYD
- the dapA gene encoding 4-hydroxy-tetrahydrodipicolinate synthase — its product is MIMATPLFHGSIVALVTPMTHGEVDYQDLKKLVEYHIQAGSHGIVSVGTTGESTTLSIDENVKVIKKTVEFADGRIPVIAGTGSNATSEAITMTKLLANSGVAGCLSVVPYYNKPTQEGMYLHYKAIAESTDLPQILYNVPGRTGSDLKPETIGRLAKIENIVAVKEATGDLSRLPLIKQLAGEDFIFLSGDDATGFESMKLGGQGVISVTNNVAAADMAKMCNLALAGKFDEAEEINNRLMALHHDLFVESNPIPVKWAAYKLGLISEPNLRLPLTTLSESAQPVVLKALQQAGLI
- the hpf gene encoding ribosome hibernation-promoting factor, HPF/YfiA family yields the protein MSLNISSKQMDITPAIRTHIEERLAKLEKYHTQLINPHFMLVKQPNTFQVEATIGTPLGDLVAKAEHEDLYSAIFDVKKKLEGQLIKLKEKNEH